Part of the Pseudoalteromonas rubra genome is shown below.
GTATAACTGGTAAGCGTTATGTGTGATAAAAACGTGCGCAAAATAAATCAGATAGTCTATGCATAACACTAGCTACACACTGCGCGCTGTTCCGTTTATTTACGGTTATTGAAGATAAAAGGTTTTCTTTATGACATTGCTTTGGATACCCTTGCTATCCTTATTAGGCAGTTTACTCTCATCATTAACAGGTAAACTATCCCGCAATCAATCGACTGCGGTAACTTTACTTGCGCCCGGATTGGCACTTGCGTTGGCTTGCTACATGGCACCCGGCGTGTTTGCCAATGAACAGCTACGGACCACCATAGAGTGGATCCCGTTGTTGGGCTTAGAACTCTCATTCCGCTTAGATGGTTTGTCTTTGTTATTCGTATTCCTGATCCTGGGAATCGGCATTTTGGTGATCTTCTATGCGCGTTACTATTTAAGTATTAACGACTCCATGCCTAAGCTGTATGCTTACTTAATGTTGTTTATGACGGCGATGCTGGGCATCGTGATGTCGAACAATGTACTGCAATTATGGCTGTTCTGGGAATTGACCAGTATTAGCTCGTTTTTGTTGATAAGTTATTGGTGGCACAAGTCTGAAGCCCGAAAAGGCGCTAAAATGGCTCTGGCGATAACTGGCGGTGGCGGTTTAGCGCTGCTGGCTGGCTTATTGCTGCTAGGTGACATTGTTGGCAGCTACGATTTGGATATCATCCTGGCCAGTCGTGAGCTTATTCAGGCGCACGATTTATATGAGCTGGCGCTCATCTTGGTATTACTCGGCGCATTTACTAAATCTGCGCAGTTCCCATTTCATTTCTGGCTGCCTCATGCCATGGCTGCACCTACGCCAGTAAGTTCTTACTTACACTCGGCGACTATGGTGAAAGCAGGTATTTTCCTGCTGGCACGTTTCTACCCTGCGCTGGCAGGTACGGAAATTTGGTTTATTCTGGTTGGCCTCACGGGTCTTGCAACTTTACTGGTTGGCGCTTATATCGCGCTGTTTAAGCATGATCTGAAAGGACTACTGGCATTCTCGACTATCAGCCACTTAGGTTTGATCACGCTGTTACTGGGTCTGGATACCGAATTGGCCACCGTTGCAGCCATATTCCATATCATCAACCACGCAACCTTCAAGGCTTCACTGTTTATGGCAACCGGTATCATAGATCATGAAACCGGCACGCGAGATATGCGTAAGCTCAACGGCATGTGGCGGTTTATGCCTTACACAGCAACGCTGGCAATGGTTGCTGCGGCGGCAATGGCAGGGGTCCCGTTATTAAACGGCTTCTTGTCCAAAGAGATGTTCTTCGCGGAAACCTTACATCAGCAGTTACTTGGCTCAATGTCCTGGTTAATCCCAATCCTGGCAACGATTGCGGGTGCCTTTTCAGTGGCATACTCGGCTCGCTTTATCCATGACGTGTTCTTCAATGGTGAACCCGTTGATTTACCGAAAGAGCCTCATGAAGCACCGCGTTACATGCGTGTGCCGATCGAAGTTCTGGTTGCGCTGTGTCTGATTGTGGGCATGTTCCCGGGCTTTATCGTCAGTGATATTCTAAACGTTGCTTCTGCCGCTGTATTAGGTGGCGAGCCGCCGCAATTTAAGATTGCTATCTGGCATGGTTTCAACTTACCTCTGCTGATGAGCGGAATAGCCGTGTGTGGTGGTTTGCTAATTTATACTCAGCGCCGTTACTTGTTTGCATTCCAGGCATCGTTGCCGCCTATTAATGCCAAAAAGGGTTTTGAGCATACCATGTCTAAAGTGGTGGGCTGGAGCCGTGCGCGCATTGATGCGATAGAAAATGGCTCCTTGCAACGCTATTTGATGTTGATGCTAATGGTGGTGCTGTTGAGCGCTGGATGGCCATTGTTTGAAATGAGCCAGTTGGTTGGTGAA
Proteins encoded:
- a CDS encoding monovalent cation/H+ antiporter subunit A, giving the protein MTLLWIPLLSLLGSLLSSLTGKLSRNQSTAVTLLAPGLALALACYMAPGVFANEQLRTTIEWIPLLGLELSFRLDGLSLLFVFLILGIGILVIFYARYYLSINDSMPKLYAYLMLFMTAMLGIVMSNNVLQLWLFWELTSISSFLLISYWWHKSEARKGAKMALAITGGGGLALLAGLLLLGDIVGSYDLDIILASRELIQAHDLYELALILVLLGAFTKSAQFPFHFWLPHAMAAPTPVSSYLHSATMVKAGIFLLARFYPALAGTEIWFILVGLTGLATLLVGAYIALFKHDLKGLLAFSTISHLGLITLLLGLDTELATVAAIFHIINHATFKASLFMATGIIDHETGTRDMRKLNGMWRFMPYTATLAMVAAAAMAGVPLLNGFLSKEMFFAETLHQQLLGSMSWLIPILATIAGAFSVAYSARFIHDVFFNGEPVDLPKEPHEAPRYMRVPIEVLVALCLIVGMFPGFIVSDILNVASAAVLGGEPPQFKIAIWHGFNLPLLMSGIAVCGGLLIYTQRRYLFAFQASLPPINAKKGFEHTMSKVVGWSRARIDAIENGSLQRYLMLMLMVVLLSAGWPLFEMSQLVGENKPTPIDVHNAIGAGLLMIGAIGTVIWHRTRMVALLMISVVGLMVAVAFTRFSAPDLALTQLTVEVVTIILLMLALFFLPQKTPKESSSVRVLRDLGIASAIGVIVGSICYALITRPLSSISDFFLANAKTGGGGTNVVNVILVDFRGFDTLGEIIVLGIAALGIYKLLINLPLFMPGSDSEGRPWARERYPILLASISQSLLPLALMVSVYIFLRGHNLPGGGFIAGLVTAIAFILQYIAHGSNWISERFTLNYRKIIASGIAIAMISGLGSWAFDRPFLTSWFDYFDIPVIGEIELASALVFDLGVYITVVGATLMILASLGKLTANAPKEEVNI